The following DNA comes from Pseudomonas sp. Tri1.
GGATTTCGGCGGTGATTTTCAATTGTTCGCCGGCCACGTTGATCTGGCGCAGCGACACCGGCCGAATGCCCAGCTGCATGGCGACTTCAGCCAACCCCTGGAAGGCGACATAGGGCAGGAACAGGCGATTGACGTGTTGCGCGCTGATAAATTTCAACAACCGGATGAAGTCATAGCGCAGTCCCTCATCAATCATGACCAGTTCTTCGCCGCAAGACAGCGTCGAGAGAATCTCCTGGAACGATACGTCGAACGAGATGGGCGAGTATTGCAGCGTCTTCAGTGGTCCGGCCGGCTGCTGACGGTTTTGCCAGAGGATCATATTGGTCAATGCCCGGTGCGGCATCGCCACGCCCTTGGGGCGGCCCGTCGAACCGGAGGTATAGAGCAAATAGGCGTTATCGTCAGCCACGATGTCGGCGGCAATAGAGGCAACCCGTGCGTGACTGCGTACCAGGTTGGTGTCGAAGCCGGCGACCACACTGTCCCAGTGTCGGACGTCTGCCTGGCCGGCCAGGGTCATCGCCAGGTGTGCAGATGCATCGGCGAAGAGCACCAGTCCCGGTTGCGAGTCTTCGAGAATCAGCTGGATGCGCTCATTCGGATAACTCAGGTCAATCGGTACATACGCGGCACCAGCCTGTAGGACGCCGAGCAAGGCAATGATCAGGTCAGGCGAGCGCGGCATCATGATCGCGACCCGGTCGCCCTGGCCGATACCCTGCTGGTGCAGCCAACTCGCCAGTTGTGCGCAGGTATCTCCCAACTGCCGATAAGACAGGCGGGCCTGGCCAAAACTGACGGCGGTCTGCTGCTCGTGGCGGGCGAAGCTGTCCAGTAGCAGGGCCGACAGATTGTCAGGGGCAACTGCCGCGGCTGCCTGTGGCGTGGGTCGTTCGAGGCGCGGCAGCCAGGCCGGGATGCTGGGCTTGGCATCGGGGGCGGCGGTCATCAGTTCCAGTGTGCGCAGCAAGTATTCGGCATAGGCCTCGACCTGGCTCGTGGCGACACGCGTTGTGCAGTAGTCCATTTTCAACATCAGCGAACCGTTGCCAGGGTGGCGGCCCAGCGTGGTCAGCAAGTCATAGTTGCTGGCTTCGGTGGTTTCCCACTCGGTGAGAATTCCTTCGCCTTGGGCCAGCATGTCTTTGAGCACATAAAAATCGACGTAATTGAACACCACGTTCAGGGCGACATCGGTTTCGCGATGAATCAGTGCGAACGGATAGCGCCGGTGGGCGAACACCTGTTGTTCCTGGGCAATCAAGGCCCGGATGACCTCAAGCCAATTCTGGCCCTGGGCGTTGAAGCGCACCGGCAAGGTGTTGAGGAACAGGCCCAGGACCGAGGCAGCATCCTCGAACTCTGGCCGCCCATGGCTGATGACGCCGCACAACACTTCCTTTTGATTGGACATGATGGCTTGGGCGAAACCATGGGCCGTCAGCAAGACTGCACGTAACGGCAGGTCGTGGGCCCGACAGAACGCTTCGAGGCGGGCCAGCTCCGCTGCAGGCAATTCCCGATAGGCCGAGCGATGCGGCGTCGGATCCGGAGCGACCGCGTGGATCCAGCTGGTCATGGCGGCGGCAGGCGCATCGCGCAGGTATTCGCCCCAGAACCGGCGGTGAACATCGCTTGCCATGGCCGCCTGCTCCTGGGCAATGAAGTCGGCCGGCGTGGTGGTCAGGGCTGGCAGGGCGTCGGTTCCAGGCGCCGAGGTGTAGAGCGTGATCAAGTCGCGCATCAAGGTGGCGACGCTCCAGCCATCGAGGATCGCATGATGGAAGCTCAAGACCAGGTCGATTTCATCCTGCGCGACGAACACGCAGAACTGATACAGCGGCGCCCGCTGCCAGTCTTCGCGGTAACCCTTGCGCTCCTCCACATAGGCGGCAATGGCCTGGGCACGTGCGTCCGGGCTCAGTGAAACAACATCGATGACTTGCACCGGTGATTCGACCGTCGAATGCACCCGGGCCATGGGCACTTCGGCGTGGCCGATGTCGAATGACATGCGCAGGGCCGGGTGGCGCCGGATCAATGTCTCACAGGCGCGATCCCAAGCCGTTGCATCCCAACGCAGGCGCAGGCGATAGCGGAAGATGTCGTGATAGATCGCCGACTCCGGATGCATCATCGAGTGATAGATCATCCCGACTTGCAGCTGCGAAGCCGCAAACACATCATCGTACAGACCCGCGCTGGTCACGCGGATCTCTGCCGGCACCTGGGCAAAAGGTGCCACGTGCTTCAAAGGCAGCAGCGGGGTGGATGACAGGTCTTGCGTCTGTAGCGACTGGGCCAGTTGCGCGATAGTGGGGTGCTGGTAAATTTGCGCCAGGGTCAGCGCTATGCCTTGTTCACGTGCATGGATCTGCAAGTGAATGACCTTCAAGGAATCGCCGCCAAGCATGAAATAGTTGTCGTGGATGCCCAGCGTCGTGCGTTTGAGGTTTTCCTGCCAGAGGTCGGCCAGCGCCTGCTCCAATGCCGTGCGCGGCGCTGTGGTATCGGTACCCAGGGTGTCGGCAGGCTCGGGCAAGGCCTTGCGGTCCAGCTTGCCATTTACATTCAACGGCAATTGTTCAAGCTCGATCAGGTGCCTGGGCACCATGTAGTCGGGTACCTGCTGGCGCAAATCATCTTGCAGCGTTTGCGGTGACAGCTTGCATCCGGGTTCGCTCACCAGATAGGCGCACAAGTACGCATCACCTTCGGTTTCCTGGCGAGCGATCACCACCACGTCCTTGACGCCCTCGCAGGCGAGCAGGTGCGCTTCGATCTCGCCGAGTTCAATGCGCAGGCCGCGGATCTTCACCTGGAAATCATTGCGCCCCAGGTATTCGAGGCTGCCATCGGGCAGCCAGCGCCCCAGGTCGCCGGTCTTGTACAGGCGGGCCTGCGGGTCATCCCGGAACGGGTCCTGGATGAAGCGTTCGGCCGTCAGCTCGGGACGGTTCAGGTAACCTCGGGCGACACCCAGCCCACCAATATGAAGCTCGCCAGCCACACCAGGTGGCAGCAGTTGCAGGTTCGCATCCAGGACATGCATTTGAATGTTCGCGATCGGCTGGCCGATCGGCACGATGCCTTCGTGCATGTCGGCCCGGCAATGCCAGGCCGTGACATCAATGGCCGCTTCGGTGGGGCCATAGAGGTTGTGCAGCTGCACGTTGGGCAAGCGTTCGAAAAAGCGCTTCTGCAAGGCATGGGGCAAGGCTTCGCCACTGCACAGTACCTGCTCGAGCGCCGGCAAACGCTGTGGTTCGACCTGATCGAGGAAGATTTGCAACATCGACGGCACGAAATGCAACAGCGTGATGCCAGCGCTCGCCATGATGTCCATCAAATAGCCTGGATCCTTGTGCCCGTCGGGAGCAGCGACGACCAGTTGCGCGCCACTGAGCAACGGCAGGAAAAATTCCCAGACGGACACGTCGAAACTGAACGGAGTCTTCTGCAGCACGCGGCTGTGCTCATCGACGCCATAGGCATCGCGGGCCCAGAGCAGTCGATTCACCACCCCGTCATGTTGGTTCATGACGCCTTTGGGCAGGCCCGTGGAGCCGGAGGTGTAGATCACGTAGGCCAAATGTCGGGGCGTCAGCCCGAGCGCAGCGGCGTCCGGGTTGTGCTCCGGCTGCCGGGACACGCGTTCCTGGTCGGTATCCAGGCACAGTACCGGCATCGTCGCGGCGGGCAGGCTCGCCAATAACCCGCGAGTGGTAATCAGCGCACTGGGTGCACTGTCGCTCAACATGTGGCTCAAGCGGTCGGCCGGATAACCCGGATCCAGGGGCACGTAGGCGGCGCCCGCCTTGAGAATACCCAGCAGGCCTACCACCATCTCCAGGCTGCGTTCCAGGCAGATGGCGACTCGGGCGTCCGGGCCAAGGCCGGTCTCCAGCAGGGCGTGGGCCAGTCGGTTGGCCTGGCGGTTCAGTTGATCATAGGTCAGTGCTTGCTCTGCGAACCGTACGGCGAGCGCTTCGGGGCGAGCGCTGACCTGGGCCTCGATCAGTTGATGGAGCAGCACATCCCTGGGGTAGTCGACGTCTGTGCAATTGTATTCATGCAGCACCTGGCGTTCATTGGCCGGCATCAGGTCGAGGGTGCTGACCGGTACGTCGAAGTCATCCGCCACGCCTTGCAAAATGTGCATGAAGCGCTGTTGCAGTGCCTCGATCTGCGCGGCTTCGAAATAGGCTTCGTTGTAGATGAAGTGCATCCACACATCGTCATCTGGCGCCGCCTCACGAATGTGCATCGCCAGTGGCAGCTGTTCGTAGCCATTGCTGAGCTTGACCGGTTGCGCCAGTGCCGGCCCGTACCAGGTGTCCTGATCCTGTTCGTAGGACACCACCACGTCGAACAACTGCCGCCGACCGAGGTTCTGCAGCCCGAGCTCACGGTTGAGTTCACTCAACGGAAAGCGTTGATAGCGATAGTCCTGCTTGAGCGTCAGGGCAATCCTGCCGGCCAGCTCGGCAAAGCTCAGGTCGGTGCCCAGGTCCAGGCGTACCGGGCTCATGCCGACGAACAGACCCAGCGTGGCCTTGTGTGTGGCATTGGCGCGGTTGAGGATGGGCAGGCCGATCACGATTTCATCGCGTTGCTCGATGCGTGCAAAGTAGCTGTACAGCGCGGCCAGCATGACGTGGAAGACAGTCGCCTGGCCTGTGGCTTTCGCCTGTTCGGCGAGACGATTGTAAAGCGCTCGTGGCAGGCGCCAGGCATGGTTCTGGCTGGGTGCCAGGTGCTGGCCGAAGCGACTCTGATAGCGGGGGGCAAGCAGGGGCTCGGGCAGGGTACGGTACTTGTCCAACCAGTATTGGCGTTGGCGCTGGAACGCGGCCGAATCCTTGTGGGTGACTTGCTGCTCGATAAAAGCTTGATAGCTCGGCGCCGTGACTTGGTTGTGCGTCTGCTCATGCAGGGCGGTATAGGCCTGGCTGACAGCACGGCCGATCATGGCGAAGGACCAGCCATCGACGATCAGGTGATGGCAGTTGACGAAAAAGTAGTAGAGGTCTTCCCGAATCTTGATCAGGTCGGCGCGCAACAGCAGTCCGCGGTCAAAGGAAAACGGGGTCTGCAGGTTTTCCTGCAGCAACGCCAGTGCGCTGGCCTGCGGATCGTCATGGCCCGATACGTCATGTACCGTCATCGGAACGCTGACAGCCCCCAGGAACCGTTGCCGTGGCAGAGGATGTTCGCTCGAGCCGGGTACCAGCTGGATCCGCAGCGCGTCGTGGCGGTTGACTACTTGATCGATGGCCGTTTGCATCAGTGATGCATCGACCGCGCCGTTGATGCGTGCATAGCCGCCGATGTTGTACAACGGACTGTCACCGTGCAGCACCTGGTCCAGCCAGATATCCAGTTGCGGAGCGGTGAGGGGATAAAGCACCTGCTCTGCGCTCGAAGCGGGCATGGTCTGAGTCATGAGGTTCTCCGTGGGCCGATCCGCTGGCCCGATGAAACGAATGAAAAGAGTGATGCCTTCAGGCCGAGCCATTGGCAGCGCAGAGTCAAACGCCGATCAATCCGTGATTACGCGACGCGATACGTGGCCGTGCGAGCGAGTGCCTCGACTTGCAGCGCTGCCGCTTCGCGGGCGCTTTCACCACTGGGCATCAGCTTGCTGTAGCGGTCACAACTGGCACGCACGTCATGACTGTTCAGCACCTTGTCCAGGGCCGTGGCCAGTGACTCGGCAGAGGCAGGCGAGAAAATCCGCAGGCCGCACCCCAGGCTTTGCATTCGTGCTGCATTGTCGAAATGGTCGTGCGCAAATGGCGTGATGATCTGTGGCACCCCAGCGGCGATTGCCAGGGCCGTGGTCCCGACGCCTCCGTGATGCACCAGGGCCGAGGTGTGGGGCAGGATGCGGCTCATGGGGACGTAGCGCCTGACCAGGATCCTGCCGTCGCTGGACAGCGCCGGGTCTACCGGCTGACTGGTCAGGAACACTCCGCGGCGGTCGATCAACTTCAGCGCTTGAGCCGCGGCGGCGAAATATTGCTCGGCATTGACTGTGGTCGAACCCGGGGTGAACACCACCGGTGGGGCCACGCCCAGGAAGTCCTCCAGTTCGGCGTCGGGTTCCTCGAAGCCGGACTCATCGAATAACGGGAACCCGGTCAGTACCGTCTGGGTCGGCCAGTCCTGTTGGATTGGGGCGAACCAGTCCGGGAACAAGCCCAAGACCCGATCGGGTGAGGAGATCCACTGGCTGATGATGCGCTTGACCGGGGGCAAGCCCAATTCACGGCGAAAACTGTTGAGTTCCGGCTTCATGAGCCGATCGAGGAAGGCGTGCTCGATGACTCCCAGCAGCAGGCGTCTCAAGGGATACGGGACAAAGGCCGGCAGATTCGTTCCCGGTGGATGGGTAGGGCGTGCGAGAGGCGACCAGATGGCGAACGGTGTGACCTGCCCGGTGACCAGTGGGATGCCGTGCTTTTCTTGCAGCAGGCGGGCGGAAAACGCCCATAACGAACCGAGCATGACAGTGTCGTCGTCACACGCTTGCTCCAGTAGTCGATACTGCTCACGCAAGGTACCGCCGACGGTTTTCCATAAGGTGGGCAGTGACGTGCGCGGATGCCACAGCGCCGGGTCAGCCATGACCGCTTGATATTCCTCGCGGGTACCCAATGGCAGAAACTTGAAGCCGCAGCGCTCGATCACCGGCGCGAACGCCGCGCTGGCGCAAAACGTTATCCGATGCCCGCGGGCTGCGAGTGTGCGGCCGATCCCGACAAACGGGTGAACGTCACCGGCTGAACCGATGGCCGTAATGATCACATGCATAAGGCTCCCTCTAGAGTGATCGTGCGGTGGGTGAAAGGCCTGATCGGCGGGCGACCAGGCATCGCCTGTGGAATCCATCCACAGAAACGATTCAGCTTGCGGGGGGTATTTAAGCGGTTGCAGGTAGGCAGCGTCTGTAGCGGAAAACGGGGACATCCTGATCTGCCGATCAGGGCTGTTGATCCTGTGGGAGCTAGCTGGCTCCCACAGTGGTTGTGTCCAATCCCGGGGCGTCCGGCGCATTGCTCACCGGACACCCTGGGTTCCTTTATGACTCCGCGGCGGTTTTCAACGCCTGTGAAATCGCCTCGCCCAGCTTGGCCACATGGGGCGCCTTGACCAGCGTGTTATGGGTGCCGGGCAGTGGCGTCACGCTGACCTGATCCGCCAGCAGCGCACGCCAGCCCAGGGTCGGGTCGCTGCGTCGCTGTTCGCTTGCGGTGAACAGCGAGACCTTGAGCGGGCTGGATGGGCTGACGTAGGCGCCGATGGCCTGCCGCATCCGATAGGCGACTTCCAGGTGAGTACGCAGCAGAGCAGCATCGATATCGTGGGGCAGTTCCTCCGGCAGCAGGCGATGGGTGATGCACAGCGCCAGCATCGCGTCGATGTCCGAGTGTTCCGCCAGTGCCGTCAGTTGCCGCATCAGCCCGGGGTCGATCTGCTCAGGCAGCCAGGCCATCAGGAACTGTGCTTCGCTGATCGATTGCGTCGGTACCGGATCAGGACGTGCCGACGCATCGATGATGCCAAGGAATTCCACGACCTCGCCACCGGCCTGCAGCTGACGCGCCATTTCATAGGCGATCAGGCCACCGGCCGACCAACCGGCGATCCGATACGGACCTTGCGGCTGGGTTTGTCTGATGGCCGTCAGGTAACGCGCCGCGATGGTCGGCACATCGGCCAACGGCGCCTCACCCGCCACCAGGCCGCTGGCCGCCAAGCCGTAGACGGGGACCTGGGGATCGAGCACCGGCGCCAGGTCCCGTGCATATTGCACTTCACCGCCCAGCGGATGGACCAGATACAGCGGTCGCTGGGAACCGGTGCGCCGGATCGGCACCAGATTGCTGTGGCCGCCCGGGCGGGCCTGGCCGTCGAGGGTCCGGGCGAAGCCGGCAATGGTCGGCTCGACAAACAGGTCGCGCACGGCAATCGGCTTACCGAGGACCTTGCGCAGACGCGAGGCCATCTGCACCGCCATCAACGAAATCCCGCCGAGGCTGAAGAAATCATCATGGCGGCTGACCCGTTCCAGTTTGAGCAATTCTTGCCAGAGGGCCGCGATGGCGATCTCGGTGTCGCCCTTGGGCGCCTCGTAAGGCAAGGCCGGGGCAGGGCTGTCATCGCCAAAGCGCGGCTGGGCGATGGCATTGACCGAGCGCACCAGCGGCGGTGTGCTCTCCAGCAGCTTGCCGATGGATTGCTGCCCATCGGCCACCAGGTTTTCCAGGAGCTTGGCGAAGAGCTCGGCAATGTTCTGTACCGTCGGCCTGTCGAACAGGTCATTGGCGTATTGCAGGCTGCCGCCGATGCGCTCGCCGTTGTCGATGAGGGACAGCGAGAGGTCGAACTGCGTGGTGTTATGGGGGCTTTCCAGGGTTTTCACCTCAAGCCCAGGCAACTGCAGCGGTGCCGGTGGCGTGTTGTCCAGGCTCAACATGACCTGGAACAACGGGCTGTGGCTCATGCTGCGGGTCGGTTGCAATGCGCTCACCACCTGCTCGAAAGGCAGGTCCTGATGATTGTAGGCGCTCAGGGTCAGGTTCCTGATCCGCGCCAGCAGTTCTTCGACACGGATATCGCGCTCTGTGCTCACTCTCAAGGCCAGTGTATTGGCAAAGAAACCAATCAGCGCCTCCAGCTCCGGACGTTGACGATTGGCCACCGGGGTGCCGACCACCACATCATCCTGACCGCTCAGATGGCTCATCAACACCGACCAGCCGGCCAGCAGCACCATGAACAGCGTGGTGCCCTGGGCCTGGCTGAAAGCCCGCAGATCAGCACTCAGGGCCGGCGAAAAGTTGCATTCGAGGATACCGCCGGCATAACTTTGTATTGCCGGGCGCGGACGATCCAACGGCAGGTTCAACAAGGCCGGTGCACCTTCCAGGTGTTGCCGCCAGAAGTCGACCTGCGCTTGCAGTGCCGGGCCTTCAAGGGACTGTCGCTGCCAGGCGGCATAGTCCACGTATTGCAACGCCAGGGGCGGCAACGGATCTTTCTGGCCCTGGGTAAACGCGCTGTAGAGCGCGCTGACCTCCCGGGCCAGCACACTGTTGGACCACCCATCGGAAACGATGTGGTGCAGGGTGATGAACAGCACATGTTCCTCGTCCGCCAGTTGCACCAGGTGACCGCGCATCAGTGGTCCATGGCTCAGGTCGAACAACGGCGTGGCGTTGATCTGGCCGAGGTGCTCCAGCCTGGCCTTGCGTTCATCGAGTGCTAGCGTGCGCAGGTCCTGCTGGTCCAACTGGAAACCGTGATCGGCCGGAGCGATTTTTTGCACCGGCTCGCCGTCCACCAGTTCAAACCGGGTACGCAAGGTTTCGTGACGCGCCACCAGGCGGTCGAGGGTGGCCTGCAGCGCCGCTTTGTCCAGCGCCCCCTGCAAGCGCAAGGCCAGGGGCAGGTGATAAGCAGCACCCGCCGCGTGATCCAGGTGGTCGAGGAACCACAGCCGTTGCTGGGCGAAGGATAACGGCAGTCGCCCCGAGCGGTTGGCCAATGGAATCGATGCCGACTGGGTGGGCGACGCGCCGTGTACCAGGGCGGCGAGGCCACGCACGGTTGGCGCGTCGAACAGTTCGCGCAGGGTGATTCGTGCGCCCAGCTTGCGCCGCAGCCGCGAGAGCAACTGCACGGCGAGCAGCGAATGGCCGCCGAGTTCGAGGAAACCGTCATGACGACCGACCTGATCCAGGTGCAGCAAACCTTTCCAGATATCGGCAATGGCGATTTCGGTATCGCCCTGGGGCGCCTCGTAGGTTTTGCTCGCCAACGATTCCTGACCAGGTGCTGGCAGGGCGCGGCGGTCGAGCTTGCCGTTGGCAGTGAGGGGCAGGGCGTCCAGGTGCACGAAGGCGCTGGGCACCATGTACTCCGGCAGGCCGCTCAACAACGCGCTGCGCAGGTGTTCGGCCGGGACGGGTTCGCCGCAGACATAGGCGACCAGACGCTTGTTGTCCGAATCGCCTTGGCTGTCTTCCCGGGCGATGACCACGGCCTCGCGGATACCCGGGTAGGCCACCAGGGCGTTCTCAATTTCACCCAATTCGATGCGGAAGCCACGGATCTTCACCTGGAAGTCATTACGCCCCAGGTACTCCAGCGTGCCGTCGGCCAACCAGCGGCCAAGGTCACCGGTCTTGTACAGGCGTGCGTTTGGTTCAGTGCTGAACGGATCGGCGATGAACCGTTCGGCGCTCAGCTCCGGGCGGTTCAGGTAACCGCGCGCCACGCCAGCGCCGCCAATGTGCAGTTCACCGGCCACGCCCAGCGGCGTCGGTTCGCCCCGGGCGTCGAGCACGTGCACCTGGACGTTGGCAATCGGCCGGCCAATGCTCGGCCGCTCGCCGAGGTCGCGGATCAGGTCGATGGTGGCGTCCACCGTGCATTCGGTCGGGCCGTACATGTTGTAGAAACGAATGCTCGGGCAGTTGCGCAGTTTCTCCCAGGTCGCGGCGTTGATCGCCTCGCCACCGAGCAGCACGCTCACCGGCTGATAGCTCTGGCGTTCCAGCAGGCCGGCGGCGAGCAGGGTGTCGAGCTGCGACGGCGTGGAGTCGAAGGCGTGCACCTGGTGCTGTTCGAGGAAGTCCAGCAGCTCGTGGCCGCTGGCGCGGATCAGTTGCGGGATGATCACCAGGCGGTGGCCGGAGAACAGCTGCGAGATGCCCTTGATCGACATGTCGAAGAAGAACCCGGCATTCAGCGCCACGGTGGCCGGTGTTGGGCAATACCGGTGGGTGGTGCGGGTCAGCACCTGCCAGAAGTTGAACACCGAACGGTGCTCGACCATCACGCCCTTGGACTGGCCGGTGGAACCGGAGGTGTAGATCACGTAGGCCAGGTGCTCGGCTGTCAGGCCGGGGACTTGCGGATTGGCGTCAAAAGCCGCGTCATCCGCAGCCTGCAACGAATCAACCGTGTCGAGCAACAACAGCGGCAGCTCGCCGGACGGCAGGCTGAGGGCCGATTGGCTCAACAAGGCCCGTGGCTGGCTGTCCTGCAGCATGAACGCCATGCGCTCGGCGGGGTGGGCCGGGTCGATCGGCACGTAGGCGGCGCCGGCCTTGAGCACACCCAGCAGGCCGACGATCATGTCCAGGCTGCGCTCGGCGCAGATCGCCACGCGTTGATCGGGTTGGATACCGAGTTCGAGTAATTGCCGGGCCAGGTGGTTGGCGCGGCGGTTGAGCTGGCGGTAGCTCAGTTGCTGGTTCTCGCAAACCAGGGCCACGGCCTCGGGATTGGCCTGGACCTGGGTTTCGAACAGGGTGTGGATCGGCTGTGCAGGCCCGAAATCGCTGGCGGTGTGGTTGAAGTCGCCCAGCAGCAATTGCCGCTCGGTTTCAGGCAGCACTTTCAGATCGCTGGCGAGGCGTTCGGGGGCCTGTTCAAGGGCTTCCACCAGGGCGGCCACGGCTTGGCCGAGGTAGGCGGCGATGCGTTGCGGGTCGATGCCAGTGATGGATTGGGCGGTCAGGGAGAACCCGTTGCCGACATTCGCCACGGCGATTTCGATAGGGTAGTTGGTACGGGTTTCGGAGGCGATGAAGTGCATGCCTTCGTGATCGCCCATGTCTTCGACGTTTTCCCCGGAGGTATTGACCAAGTCGCCATGGCGGCAGTTGAGGATCACCGTGAACAGTGGTAGCGACGCATCCACGGCACTGCAACGCTGGGCCAGGGCCAGGGACGCCTGTTCGTGGGTCAACAATTCACTGAGCTGCTGGTAGGCGTCGCGGACGATGTCGCTGACGGTGTTTTGCTGCAAGCGAATGCGCATTGGCAGGGTGTTGATGAACATCCCCAGGGCATGGTCGGCGCCGGCGGTGCCTTGGGAGCGCCCCGACAACACCGTGCCGAAAATCCCGTCGTCGCGTCCGCTGGTCGCCGCCACCACCAGACCCCAGGCGGCATGGAACAGCACAGAGGTTGGCACCCCTTGCTGGCGTGCCATGCGATGCACCCGGGCACTGAGCGCCTCGCTCAAGTGTTCGACCGCACGCTTGATCCCAGCGCCATTGCCGCGCACATCCAGCACCCCGTAAGGCGCGGTAGTGGAGTCGACATCGGCCAGCAGGCGACGGAAGTAAGCTTCGTGGTCGGCCTGGGATACGTTGGCGGCCTGGGCAATGAAGTTACGGTAAGGCTGGGACGGCGGCAGGCTGTCGGCCTGCCCGGCCAGGACGGCCTGGATCTCCAGCATGATCAGACGCAGCGTCACGTTATCGCTGACCAGGTGGTGGTCGAGCAACGCCAGCAGCCACTGCTCATTCGGCGCGTCGTAGATGATGTACGCGGCGATCAGCGGCGCCCGTTGCAGGTCCAGTCGCAGATGGTGGGTGTCGGTGTGGTCGCGCAGGGTTTGCAAGGCATTTTCGCCGGGCAAGCAGTCCAGGGTCACGACCGGCAGTTGCGCCTGGCGATGGACCACCTGCACTGGCTGCGGCAACCCGTGCCAGCGCAGGGCGGTGCGCAGGATGTCGTGGCGGTCGATCACCACCTGCACGGCGGCCAGGAAGTCATCGAGCAACTGGCGACGGTTGAACGTCACCACGGTGCGCATCAGGTACGCATCGCCTTCGGCCTGCAACAAATGGTGGAACAGAATGCCTTCCTGCAATGACGACAGGGGATAGATGTCCTGTACGTTACTGGCCCCGCCGGGGACATCGGCGACGATCTGCTCGATTTCCCCCTGGCTGAGGCTCACCAGCGGCAGCATCTGCGGTTCGATGGCCATGCAGTCGGCCGGGATCAGGTTGGCCGGCACGAACCGCTGGACGTTGTTGCCACCGGCCAGGACCGCCGCCATGGCCTTGAGCGTTGGCGCGGAAAATACCGTGCGCACATCCAGTTGCAGGTCGGCCTGACGCAGGCGCTCGATCAGGCTGATCACCAGGAATGAGTGGCCGCCCAGTTCGAAGAAGTGGTCCTGGCGACCCACACGTTCAACCCCAAGCAGCTCCTGCCAGGCGCTGGCCAGCGTGAGTTCGATTTCGCCCAAGGGGGCTTCGTAATGCTTGCTCGCGGCGGCAGACAAATCCGGCGCCGGCAACGCGTTGCGGTCCAGCTTGCCGTTGGTGGTCAGCGGCCAGGCTTGCAGGGTCACGAAGGCCCCGGGCAGCATATGTTCGGCCAGCACGCTGGCCAGTTGGTTGCGCAAGACCGAAGACTCAAGTACGACATCGTCATGGGCGATCAGGTACGCCACCAGGCGTTTGTCGCCGGGCTGGTCCTCGCGCACGATCACCAAGGCTTCGCGCACATCGGCCAGGGCCAGCAACTGGGCTTCGATTTCCCCCAGTTCGATGCGAAAGCCACGAATCTTGATCTGCGAATCGTT
Coding sequences within:
- a CDS encoding nucleotide disphospho-sugar-binding domain-containing protein; translated protein: MHVIITAIGSAGDVHPFVGIGRTLAARGHRITFCASAAFAPVIERCGFKFLPLGTREEYQAVMADPALWHPRTSLPTLWKTVGGTLREQYRLLEQACDDDTVMLGSLWAFSARLLQEKHGIPLVTGQVTPFAIWSPLARPTHPPGTNLPAFVPYPLRRLLLGVIEHAFLDRLMKPELNSFRRELGLPPVKRIISQWISSPDRVLGLFPDWFAPIQQDWPTQTVLTGFPLFDESGFEEPDAELEDFLGVAPPVVFTPGSTTVNAEQYFAAAAQALKLIDRRGVFLTSQPVDPALSSDGRILVRRYVPMSRILPHTSALVHHGGVGTTALAIAAGVPQIITPFAHDHFDNAARMQSLGCGLRIFSPASAESLATALDKVLNSHDVRASCDRYSKLMPSGESAREAAALQVEALARTATYRVA